Below is a window of 'Nostoc azollae' 0708 DNA.
GGTAATGAGATGATTTTATGTCGAGTTTTAACTAAATATATGTGCTACGTTAATTCTCAAGACATGAGTTTGACTCCTCACCTTTGTCTTAATGGATACTGGGAATCTTGGATTACTCAAGCAATGGTTCGTGTTCTTGAAAGAGGTTTTTATTGTCTCGATATTGGTGCAAATTGCGGATATTATTCGCTAATTATGGCTGATGTTGTAGCTGAATCAGGTCGGATTGTAGCCGTTGAAGCCAATCCAAGATTAGCTACTCTTGTAGAGCGAAGCTTAGTTGTTAATGGTTTTAAAAGAAATTCTAAGGTTTTGAAAAAAGCTGTTTCAGATACAAATGGGACAAAAGTCAATCTTGTACTTCCTGAAGGTGGTTATTTAGGTGATGCAACAATATCTAGACCAGCTGACCTACCAGGAGATAGTATAGTGGAAGTTGAGACAGTAACAGTTGATGAATTAACTCAAGATTGGCCACGTGTTGATTTGATTAAAATAGATGCTGAAGGATCAGAAGAAGCTATTTGGCGTGGGATGCAGCAGACCATAAAAAGAAATAAAAATATAATTATAATTATGGAGTTTTGTAGTTATCGCAACTATGATCCTAAATCATTTTTAGAAGATATACAGGCAGCAGGATTTATAGTTCAATATATAGATATTGACTCACAAATAAAATCCTTGACTGTTGAAGATTACCTGACAGCACGTTCTGGTGAACATTGGGATTTATATTTACAGCGAAGAAAATAAGTTTTGATTTTTCAAGTTTCAGGGTTTAGGGGATAAAGTGTGGCTAACGCCACACTACGTCATCATCATAAATAGCTATAGCCCAGAAACTATTGAAAAATGAAGTTTCCATTTCCATCGGCTTTAATCAAGATAG
It encodes the following:
- a CDS encoding FkbM family methyltransferase, which produces MTFPINDKYWINTVYFLQQRIQDGDKIIAPTEFEEKLTNVIYYSLTGEHSCDDFQWVIIHKGMMENIEYAFLDKILDKYFPIFANEVFVIFTNHTYMPKLDSNYIHLEFFWEKIKLMKSIYSKLQSRLEKDSANNNIYFNIKDVSSLTRKELELNSRKMSQTVYLGNEMILCRVLTKYMCYVNSQDMSLTPHLCLNGYWESWITQAMVRVLERGFYCLDIGANCGYYSLIMADVVAESGRIVAVEANPRLATLVERSLVVNGFKRNSKVLKKAVSDTNGTKVNLVLPEGGYLGDATISRPADLPGDSIVEVETVTVDELTQDWPRVDLIKIDAEGSEEAIWRGMQQTIKRNKNIIIIMEFCSYRNYDPKSFLEDIQAAGFIVQYIDIDSQIKSLTVEDYLTARSGEHWDLYLQRRK